The following are encoded in a window of Ruminiclostridium herbifermentans genomic DNA:
- a CDS encoding radical SAM protein, which translates to MHHTSKSMNSKLYKKVFPFTHHFYPLHKYTKSDGNYVKEFFNALSSKKSVKTENLLYIHIPFCLHHCLFCPFHATTNRNSEDMRKYTEAIVREMDMFSRFEYIKDMTINAIYFGGGSPSLMPIDEIKKIIDSIKKCFRITSDCEWSFEGEPITLANEELMHFLKEQNISRISYGIQTFNQELRDKLEIVAPLDDVQKCLELAKKYKFDDINVDMLYYLPGQTIEDLKTDMENINRLGFTSIDYYYLSYFGFPERVFKGMEDGSFPKRPSEYDRYCMHEYVTNSMIELGYNKVTENIFSKQNEPSEFYRLCWGGGYGEYSAETIAIGCSGRGYINGYSYANTTNPYKFIDEVMNNEIPIFKVSDRLDEEENRGIVFFPRFLKISKSKIIGTRYFDFFKKLIDDGLMVESDGYYCLTTKGTFYSPSITIDLFESKQVEISDIWLKEYESNYDNKTCR; encoded by the coding sequence TACAAAAAGCGATGGTAATTATGTTAAGGAATTTTTTAATGCTCTATCTAGTAAGAAATCAGTGAAAACAGAAAACTTACTTTATATTCATATTCCTTTTTGTTTGCATCATTGCTTATTTTGTCCATTTCATGCAACAACAAATAGGAACTCAGAAGATATGAGAAAATATACAGAAGCCATTGTTAGAGAAATGGATATGTTCTCAAGATTTGAATATATAAAGGACATGACTATTAATGCAATATATTTTGGTGGAGGGTCGCCTTCACTAATGCCAATTGATGAGATTAAAAAAATTATTGATTCTATAAAAAAGTGCTTTAGAATTACTAGCGATTGTGAATGGTCCTTTGAGGGAGAACCTATTACATTAGCTAATGAAGAATTGATGCATTTCTTGAAAGAGCAAAATATAAGCCGTATAAGCTATGGTATTCAGACATTTAATCAAGAATTGAGAGATAAATTAGAAATTGTAGCCCCTCTAGATGATGTGCAGAAATGCTTGGAATTGGCTAAGAAGTATAAATTTGATGATATAAACGTTGATATGCTCTACTACTTACCTGGTCAAACGATAGAAGATTTAAAAACTGATATGGAGAACATTAATAGGCTAGGATTTACAAGTATTGACTATTACTATTTATCTTACTTTGGGTTCCCAGAAAGAGTATTTAAGGGAATGGAAGATGGAAGTTTTCCAAAAAGACCAAGTGAATATGACCGGTATTGCATGCATGAATATGTCACGAATTCAATGATAGAATTGGGCTATAACAAAGTGACAGAAAATATTTTTTCAAAACAAAATGAGCCTTCTGAATTTTACAGGCTATGTTGGGGTGGAGGGTATGGAGAGTATAGTGCAGAGACCATTGCCATTGGTTGTTCCGGTCGAGGCTATATCAACGGTTATAGTTATGCAAATACAACTAATCCTTATAAATTCATTGATGAGGTTATGAATAATGAAATCCCAATATTCAAGGTTTCTGACAGATTGGATGAAGAGGAGAACAGAGGAATTGTATTCTTTCCAAGGTTTCTTAAAATCTCAAAAAGCAAGATTATTGGAACAAGATATTTTGACTTCTTTAAAAAATTAATTGATGATGGGTTAATGGTTGAATCAGATGGTTATTATTGCCTGACAACAAAAGGAACATTTTATAGCCCAAGTATTACAATTGACCTTTTTGAGAGTAAGCAAGTGGAGATATCTGATATATGGTTGAAAGAATATGAGTCGAACTATGACAATAAAACTTGCAGGTAA